One window from the genome of Streptomyces sp. NBC_00287 encodes:
- a CDS encoding pyroglutamyl peptidase gives MNLIRIGICALGLALAAALTAPASATAAQSPTVEEQRLDQAVPQEILRRSGFDAVAPEFARELGKARSYAQARAVVVREGSALWRRAVERAQGRGPDGGDLSRDDDRPLYWARLGMTREVRAWEPEFGLSADQRSALIGQLERTSRGQTAIRYPHGQGLKRILVTGFDPFTLDRDIRISNPSGATALALDGTVIETAEGPARIETVVFPVRWRDFAEGTVERTLRPYLKGVDLLTTVSQGRVGRFDIERTNGAWRGGFPDNDNIGRTETVPVSDPASQPQWTTTTLPYEEIVAAATGRFPVYDNTSVTEIPAGGTEPVVRPDGPTAGSIARAGGGGNYLSNEIAYRATLLRDRLALHDTLPAGHVHTPVLQFGAGNTSEVTDPEFVRNRLDIIAQVRAILTAAAG, from the coding sequence TTGAATCTCATACGTATTGGGATCTGCGCCCTGGGACTGGCGCTGGCCGCCGCACTGACCGCCCCCGCGAGCGCGACCGCCGCTCAGTCGCCCACCGTCGAGGAGCAGCGGCTCGACCAGGCGGTGCCGCAGGAGATCCTCCGGCGGTCCGGATTCGACGCCGTGGCCCCGGAGTTCGCGCGTGAGCTGGGCAAGGCGCGGTCCTATGCGCAGGCCCGCGCAGTCGTCGTACGCGAAGGTTCCGCGCTGTGGCGGCGGGCCGTAGAGCGGGCGCAGGGGAGGGGGCCGGACGGTGGGGATCTGAGCCGGGACGACGACCGGCCGTTGTACTGGGCGCGGTTGGGGATGACGCGGGAGGTGCGGGCCTGGGAGCCGGAGTTCGGGCTTTCTGCTGACCAAAGGTCCGCCCTGATCGGCCAGTTGGAGCGGACCTCGCGCGGGCAGACCGCGATCCGCTATCCGCACGGCCAGGGGCTGAAGCGGATCCTGGTCACCGGGTTCGATCCGTTCACGCTGGACCGGGACATCCGGATCTCCAATCCGTCGGGGGCGACCGCGCTCGCGCTCGACGGCACGGTGATCGAGACCGCGGAAGGGCCGGCGCGGATCGAGACGGTCGTGTTCCCGGTGCGCTGGCGGGACTTCGCGGAGGGCACGGTGGAGCGGACGCTGCGGCCGTATCTCAAGGGCGTCGATCTGCTCACCACCGTGAGTCAGGGGCGGGTCGGGCGGTTCGACATCGAGCGGACCAACGGGGCCTGGCGGGGCGGTTTCCCGGACAACGACAACATCGGCCGCACCGAGACCGTCCCGGTCAGTGATCCGGCCTCGCAGCCGCAGTGGACGACGACGACCCTGCCGTACGAGGAGATCGTGGCCGCGGCGACCGGGCGGTTCCCCGTGTACGACAACACCAGCGTCACCGAGATCCCGGCGGGCGGAACCGAGCCCGTCGTGCGGCCGGACGGGCCCACGGCGGGGTCGATCGCGCGGGCCGGGGGCGGCGGGAACTACCTCTCCAACGAGATCGCCTACCGGGCGACGCTGTTGCGGGACCGGCTGGCGCTGCACGACACACTTCCGGCCGGGCATGTGCACACGCCGGTGCTGCAGTTCGGGGCCGGGAACACCTCCGAGGTCACCGACCCCGAGTTCGTGCGCAACCGGCTGGACATCATCGCCCAGGTACGGGCGATCCTGACGGCTGCTGCGGGCTGA
- a CDS encoding RidA family protein, which yields MKVTLDNPATAPQPYSPAYSQVARVEHADGSALLYISGQIAEGETLEEQSRGVFAILEALLAAHGATLADIINIRTYLTDISELAEYAAVRRELITGTPPTSMTFEVPKLFRPEAMIEIEVVAAVSPRPAD from the coding sequence ATGAAGGTCACCCTCGACAACCCCGCCACCGCCCCCCAGCCCTACAGCCCCGCCTACTCGCAGGTCGCCCGGGTCGAACACGCCGACGGCAGCGCGCTGTTGTACATCTCCGGTCAGATCGCCGAGGGCGAGACGCTGGAGGAGCAGAGCCGGGGCGTCTTCGCGATCCTGGAGGCCCTGCTCGCCGCGCACGGGGCGACCCTGGCCGACATCATCAACATCCGGACCTACCTGACCGACATCTCCGAGCTCGCCGAATACGCCGCCGTACGCCGGGAGTTGATCACCGGGACCCCGCCGACCAGCATGACCTTCGAGGTGCCGAAGCTGTTCCGGCCCGAAGCCATGATCGAGATCGAGGTGGTGGCCGCGGTCAGTCCTCGCCCAGCAGACTGA
- a CDS encoding aldose epimerase family protein — MNELFGTLSDGTAVHRWTLERAGVRVRVLTYGGIVQSVEVPDRDGVPGNVVLGFAELDGYPAHPGPYFGALVGRYANRIAGGRFTLDGLTYALPVNNGPNCLHGGERGFDERVWDAEPVEHGVRLSRVSGHGEEGFPGRLEVSATYTLDAEGGLRIAYEAVTDAPTVVNLTNHSYFNLAGAGSGNAGGHELRIAASRFTPVDGDLIPTGVESVEGSRFDFRVSRKVGAGYDHNFVLDKGVTPAPVEVAELHDPASGRVLTVSTTEPGLQLYTADHLSEPFAPGDGIALETQHFPDSPNRPEFPSTVLRPGEVFRSETVYGFSTR; from the coding sequence ATGAACGAACTCTTCGGCACACTTTCCGACGGCACGGCGGTGCACCGCTGGACGCTGGAGCGCGCGGGCGTGCGGGTGCGGGTGCTGACGTACGGCGGGATCGTGCAGTCGGTGGAGGTGCCGGACCGGGACGGCGTCCCCGGGAATGTGGTGCTGGGGTTCGCGGAGCTGGACGGTTACCCCGCGCATCCGGGGCCGTACTTCGGTGCGCTGGTCGGGCGGTACGCCAACCGGATCGCGGGCGGTCGCTTCACCCTGGACGGGCTGACGTACGCGCTGCCGGTGAACAACGGCCCGAACTGTCTGCACGGCGGTGAGCGCGGCTTCGACGAGCGGGTGTGGGACGCGGAGCCGGTCGAGCACGGGGTGCGGCTGAGCCGGGTCTCCGGGCACGGCGAGGAAGGTTTCCCGGGCCGTCTTGAGGTGTCGGCGACGTACACCCTGGACGCCGAGGGCGGGCTGCGGATCGCGTACGAGGCGGTGACGGACGCGCCGACCGTGGTGAACCTGACGAACCACAGCTACTTCAATCTGGCCGGGGCGGGGTCGGGGAACGCGGGCGGGCATGAACTGCGGATCGCCGCCTCCCGGTTCACGCCCGTGGACGGGGATCTGATCCCGACCGGCGTGGAGTCCGTCGAGGGCAGCCGGTTCGACTTCCGCGTATCCCGCAAGGTGGGCGCCGGCTACGACCACAACTTCGTGCTCGACAAGGGCGTGACCCCGGCCCCGGTGGAGGTCGCCGAGCTGCACGACCCGGCGTCCGGCCGGGTGCTCACGGTGTCGACGACCGAACCGGGGCTCCAGCTCTACACCGCCGACCATCTGTCCGAGCCCTTCGCCCCGGGCGACGGCATCGCCCTGGAGACCCAGCACTTCCCCGACTCCCCGAACCGGCCGGAGTTCCCGAGCACGGTGCTGCGTCCCGGCGAGGTGTTCCGCTCGGAGACGGTGTACGGGTTCTCCACGCGATGA
- a CDS encoding LysR family transcriptional regulator, whose product MAAMPSQHHEPDSDLPTVWLRVFLEVARHGSFTGAARTLGWTQSAVSRQISSLEGALGGAPLFDRLPRGVRLTEAGRILVPYAEAVAEALHGAGRELAALREAAGGRLRFGAFATADAALVPQALAAFRARHPRVRTSREEGFTPVLLDRLAAGHLDLAVVSTTGGAPLGAYELHHLLDESLYVAVPAGHELAGHGPVHLAQLADADWISGSPRPEGTLLDAALRQGFRPRVAHVVGEWIAKQGYVAAGLGVTLIPALAAASVRPDIALLPVLDEDAPARAVYAATARGRSLTPAGEAFLAALREAAEGFAAP is encoded by the coding sequence ATGGCAGCCATGCCGAGTCAGCATCACGAGCCCGACTCCGACCTCCCGACCGTCTGGCTCCGGGTCTTCCTGGAGGTCGCCCGGCACGGCTCCTTCACCGGGGCCGCCCGCACCCTCGGCTGGACCCAGTCCGCGGTGTCCCGGCAGATCTCCTCGCTGGAGGGGGCGCTCGGCGGTGCCCCGCTGTTCGACCGGCTGCCCAGGGGCGTACGGCTGACCGAGGCCGGGCGGATCCTCGTTCCGTATGCCGAAGCCGTGGCCGAGGCGCTGCACGGTGCCGGGCGTGAACTGGCCGCCCTGCGCGAGGCCGCCGGCGGACGGCTGCGGTTCGGTGCCTTCGCCACGGCCGACGCGGCCCTGGTGCCGCAGGCGTTGGCCGCGTTCCGGGCCCGCCATCCGCGCGTACGTACCTCCCGCGAGGAGGGCTTCACCCCGGTCCTGCTGGACCGCCTGGCCGCGGGCCACCTCGATCTGGCGGTGGTCTCGACGACGGGCGGCGCCCCGCTGGGGGCGTACGAACTCCACCACCTCCTCGACGAGTCGCTGTACGTGGCGGTCCCCGCCGGTCATGAGCTGGCCGGGCATGGCCCGGTGCACCTCGCTCAACTCGCCGACGCCGACTGGATCTCCGGCAGCCCACGCCCCGAGGGCACCCTGCTGGACGCGGCCCTGCGCCAGGGCTTCCGGCCGCGCGTGGCGCATGTCGTCGGCGAGTGGATCGCCAAACAGGGGTACGTCGCCGCAGGCCTCGGCGTGACCCTCATCCCGGCGCTGGCGGCCGCCTCCGTACGCCCGGACATCGCCCTCCTTCCGGTGCTCGACGAGGACGCGCCCGCACGGGCGGTGTACGCGGCGACGGCACGGGGACGCTCGCTCACTCCGGCCGGGGAGGCGTTCCTGGCGGCGCTGCGGGAGGCGGCGGAGGGGTTCGCGGCGCCGTAA
- a CDS encoding SGNH/GDSL hydrolase family protein, translating to MRKTGHRSRAVLAVLSAAVLGLVGCDAVGGNSPGPSGTDVKRVKPKPTPVWDRSPDSVAAVGDSITRGFDACSVLSDCPEVSWATGSSEKVDSLAVRLLGEAKAAERSWNYAVTGARMADLPGQMAQAATRKPELVTVMAGANDACRDSTESMTSVEDFRAQFEESMRTLRGALPKAQVYVASVPDLKRLWSQGRTSALGKQVWKLGICPSMLDDADSLDAAATLRRETVQKRVEEYNTVLKEVCAKDKRCRFDGGAVYAYRFGTAQLSRWDWFHPSVNGQARLAEIAYRTVTAKTG from the coding sequence ATGCGGAAGACCGGTCACCGCTCACGAGCCGTGCTCGCCGTGCTGTCCGCGGCCGTCCTGGGACTCGTCGGCTGTGATGCCGTCGGGGGGAACTCGCCGGGGCCGTCGGGGACGGACGTGAAGCGGGTCAAGCCGAAGCCGACCCCGGTGTGGGATCGCAGCCCGGATTCGGTCGCGGCCGTCGGCGACTCCATCACCAGAGGCTTCGACGCCTGTTCGGTGCTCTCGGACTGCCCGGAGGTGTCGTGGGCGACCGGCAGCAGCGAGAAGGTGGACAGTCTCGCCGTACGGCTGCTGGGTGAGGCGAAGGCGGCCGAGCGGAGCTGGAACTACGCGGTGACCGGGGCGCGGATGGCGGATCTGCCCGGGCAGATGGCGCAGGCGGCGACGCGGAAGCCGGAGCTGGTGACGGTGATGGCGGGGGCGAATGACGCCTGCCGGGACAGCACCGAGTCGATGACCTCGGTCGAGGACTTCCGCGCGCAGTTCGAGGAGTCGATGCGGACGCTTCGGGGGGCGCTGCCGAAGGCGCAGGTGTATGTGGCGAGCGTGCCGGATCTGAAGCGGCTGTGGTCGCAGGGGCGGACCAGTGCGCTGGGCAAGCAGGTGTGGAAGCTGGGCATCTGCCCGTCGATGCTCGATGACGCGGACTCGCTGGACGCGGCGGCGACCCTGCGGCGGGAGACGGTGCAGAAGCGGGTGGAGGAGTACAACACGGTGCTGAAGGAGGTGTGCGCGAAGGACAAGCGGTGCCGGTTCGACGGGGGCGCGGTGTACGCGTACCGGTTCGGGACGGCGCAGCTGAGCCGCTGGGACTGGTTCCATCCGAGTGTGAACGGCCAGGCGAGGCTGGCCGAGATCGCCTACCGGACGGTCACCGCGAAAACCGGGTGA
- a CDS encoding EI24 domain-containing protein produces the protein MRDLGVGFRYLLKGQRWVARHGKQYGFGLIPGLITLVLYAAALVALALWGEDFVAWATPFADDWSSPWLGLFRGFLTAVLFALALLLSVLTFTAVTLLIGQPFYENLSEKVDRDVSPDGTAPESGLPLIRELWISARDSLRIVVRAGVWAVLLFGLGFIPVVGQTAVPVIGFLVTGFFLTEELAAVAMQRRRVELRDRLALLRSRKTLVWGFGTPLAVAFLVPFVAVFLMPGAVAGATLMARELLGEETVEDDDEQLSPQQPSGSPVPGR, from the coding sequence ATGCGCGATCTTGGGGTGGGTTTCCGCTATCTCCTGAAGGGCCAGCGGTGGGTGGCCCGGCACGGCAAGCAGTACGGCTTCGGGCTGATTCCCGGCCTGATCACTCTCGTCCTCTACGCGGCGGCGCTGGTCGCGCTGGCCCTGTGGGGCGAGGACTTCGTGGCCTGGGCCACGCCGTTCGCCGACGACTGGTCGAGCCCGTGGCTCGGTCTCTTCCGCGGCTTCCTGACCGCCGTACTCTTCGCCCTGGCCCTGCTCCTGTCCGTCCTCACCTTCACCGCGGTCACCCTCCTGATCGGCCAGCCCTTCTACGAGAACCTCTCCGAGAAGGTCGACCGCGACGTCTCCCCGGACGGCACCGCCCCCGAGTCGGGCCTGCCACTGATCCGTGAGCTGTGGATCTCGGCGCGGGACAGTCTGCGGATCGTCGTGCGGGCCGGAGTCTGGGCCGTCCTGCTCTTCGGCCTCGGCTTCATCCCGGTCGTCGGCCAGACGGCCGTACCGGTGATCGGCTTCCTCGTCACCGGCTTCTTCCTCACCGAGGAGCTCGCCGCGGTGGCGATGCAGCGCCGCCGCGTCGAACTCCGTGACCGGCTGGCGCTGCTCCGCTCCCGCAAGACCCTGGTGTGGGGCTTCGGCACCCCCCTTGCCGTGGCCTTCCTGGTCCCGTTCGTCGCGGTGTTCCTGATGCCCGGCGCGGTGGCCGGTGCCACCCTCATGGCCCGCGAACTCCTCGGCGAGGAAACCGTCGAGGACGACGACGAACAGCTCAGCCCGCAGCAGCCGTCAGGATCGCCCGTACCTGGGCGATGA
- a CDS encoding beta-glucosidase family protein — MAATRTQADEAREAVVEAALARLDLDAKARLLSGQDMWTLPALPEIGLASLVMSDGPIGVRGVRWTADDTSVALPSPTALAATWDPELARRAGVLLAQEARRKGVHVLLAPTVNLHRSPLGGRHFEAYSEDPYLTGLIGAGYVTGVQSGGIGTTVKHFVANDAETDRFTVNNIASERALRELYLAPFETIVENAHPWGIMTAYNTVNGTTMTEHRYLVNEILRGEWGFDGYNVSDWMAARSTVGALEGGLDVAMPGPDTVYGEALAAAVRDGKVEESVVDTAVRNVLRLAARVGALEGAEPAVTEPPAQVDGEALAREIARRSFVLVRNQGALPLRGTVALIGAAARDARVLGGGSATVFPARIVSPLEGLTAALPEGSLTYAVGADPNTELAVADKGFTLRAVCRDAEGRVIGTASAPNGQIQWMGSDLPDGVTHETLHTVELTGTYTPRETGPHTFGIKGLGAFTLTVAGTTYYDDVQGTDSDDPFISFFGAPEPRAQVELTAGEPVEVSLTHVVSIPEGAPIKAVGFTLAHQEPTRDPDELIAEAVEAARAADTAVVVVATTDRVESEGFDRTDLNLPGHQDDLVRAVAAANPNTVVVVNSGSPVELPWREDVAAVLLSWFPGQEGGAALADVLTGAEEPGGRLPTTWGSLADAPVTQVVPTDGELPYTEGVFIGYRAWEKEGRTPSYPFGHGLGYTEWTYQSLELDGTTARIRVQNTGDRPGREVVQVYLAPAEPDAERPARVLAGFAQVAAAPGETVEAVVEIPRRAFEIWDEKTNSWSFVKGSYEIQVSRSIVDRRLTGTINV; from the coding sequence ATGGCGGCAACCCGCACCCAGGCCGATGAAGCACGCGAGGCGGTCGTCGAGGCCGCCCTCGCCCGGCTCGACCTCGACGCGAAGGCACGGCTGCTCTCCGGCCAGGACATGTGGACCCTGCCCGCCCTGCCAGAGATCGGCCTGGCATCCCTCGTCATGTCCGACGGCCCGATCGGCGTCCGGGGCGTGCGCTGGACCGCCGACGACACCTCCGTCGCCCTGCCCTCCCCGACCGCCCTCGCCGCCACCTGGGACCCGGAGCTCGCCCGCCGGGCCGGCGTGCTGCTCGCCCAGGAGGCCCGCCGCAAGGGCGTCCATGTGCTCCTTGCGCCCACCGTCAATCTGCACCGCTCCCCGCTCGGCGGGCGGCACTTCGAGGCGTACAGCGAGGACCCGTACCTTACCGGGCTGATCGGCGCGGGCTATGTGACCGGCGTCCAGTCCGGCGGCATCGGCACCACCGTCAAGCACTTCGTCGCCAACGACGCCGAGACCGACCGCTTCACGGTGAACAACATCGCCAGCGAACGCGCCCTGCGCGAGCTGTACTTGGCCCCCTTCGAGACCATCGTCGAGAACGCCCACCCGTGGGGCATCATGACCGCCTACAACACGGTCAACGGCACCACGATGACCGAGCACCGCTACCTCGTGAACGAGATCCTGCGCGGCGAGTGGGGCTTCGACGGCTACAACGTCTCCGACTGGATGGCCGCCCGCTCCACCGTCGGCGCGCTCGAGGGCGGCCTCGACGTCGCCATGCCGGGCCCGGACACGGTGTACGGCGAGGCCCTCGCGGCGGCCGTACGCGACGGCAAGGTCGAGGAGTCCGTGGTCGACACCGCCGTACGCAATGTGCTGCGGCTGGCCGCCCGGGTCGGTGCCCTGGAAGGTGCCGAACCGGCGGTGACCGAGCCGCCCGCACAGGTCGACGGGGAAGCCCTGGCCCGCGAGATCGCCCGCCGCTCCTTCGTCCTCGTACGGAATCAGGGCGCTCTGCCCCTCCGGGGCACCGTCGCGCTCATCGGTGCCGCCGCCCGCGACGCCCGGGTCCTCGGCGGCGGCTCCGCGACCGTCTTCCCCGCCCGGATCGTCTCCCCGCTCGAGGGCCTCACCGCCGCCCTTCCCGAGGGCAGTCTGACCTACGCTGTCGGCGCCGACCCCAACACCGAACTCGCCGTCGCCGACAAGGGATTCACGCTGCGGGCCGTCTGCCGCGACGCCGAGGGGCGGGTCATCGGCACCGCCTCCGCGCCCAACGGCCAGATCCAGTGGATGGGTTCGGACCTCCCCGACGGCGTCACCCACGAGACCCTGCACACCGTCGAGTTGACCGGCACCTACACCCCGCGCGAGACCGGCCCGCACACCTTCGGCATCAAGGGCCTGGGCGCCTTCACCCTCACCGTCGCCGGCACCACGTACTACGACGATGTCCAGGGCACGGACAGCGACGACCCGTTCATCAGCTTCTTCGGCGCCCCCGAGCCCCGCGCCCAGGTCGAGCTGACCGCCGGGGAGCCGGTCGAGGTCTCCCTCACCCACGTGGTGAGCATCCCGGAGGGCGCCCCGATCAAGGCCGTCGGCTTCACGCTCGCCCACCAGGAGCCGACGCGCGACCCCGACGAGCTGATCGCCGAGGCCGTCGAGGCCGCCCGCGCCGCCGACACGGCCGTGGTCGTGGTGGCGACCACCGACCGCGTGGAGTCGGAGGGCTTCGACCGCACCGACCTGAACCTGCCCGGCCACCAGGACGACCTGGTGCGCGCCGTAGCCGCCGCCAACCCCAACACCGTCGTGGTCGTCAACTCCGGCTCCCCGGTGGAGCTGCCGTGGCGCGAGGACGTCGCCGCCGTCCTGCTCAGCTGGTTCCCCGGCCAGGAGGGCGGCGCGGCGTTGGCGGACGTACTCACGGGCGCGGAGGAGCCCGGCGGCCGACTGCCCACCACCTGGGGCTCCCTGGCCGACGCCCCCGTCACCCAGGTCGTCCCCACCGACGGCGAACTCCCGTACACCGAGGGCGTCTTCATCGGCTACCGCGCCTGGGAGAAGGAGGGCCGCACCCCGTCGTACCCCTTCGGACACGGCCTCGGCTACACCGAGTGGACCTACCAGTCGCTCGAACTCGACGGTACGACCGCGAGGATCCGCGTCCAGAACACCGGCGACCGGCCCGGGCGCGAGGTCGTGCAGGTCTATCTGGCCCCGGCCGAGCCCGACGCCGAGCGCCCGGCGCGGGTGCTGGCCGGATTCGCGCAGGTGGCGGCGGCACCGGGGGAGACGGTCGAGGCCGTCGTGGAGATCCCGCGCCGCGCTTTCGAGATCTGGGACGAGAAGACCAACTCATGGTCATTTGTGAAGGGTTCGTACGAGATCCAGGTGAGCCGCTCGATCGTCGACCGCAGGCTCACCGGGACGATTAACGTCTGA
- a CDS encoding DUF3145 domain-containing protein yields the protein MTTRGVLYVHSAPRALCPHVEWAVAGVLGTRVNLDWIRQPAAPGTWRSEFSWQGEVGTASKLASALRGWHLLRFEVTAEPCAKAEGERYSCTPDLGIFHAVTGIHGDILIPEDRLRAALTRSQRGETDLEAELSKLLGKPWDDELEPFRYAGEGAPVRWLHQVV from the coding sequence GTGACGACACGTGGAGTTCTGTACGTGCACTCCGCGCCGCGCGCGCTGTGCCCGCACGTCGAGTGGGCCGTCGCCGGGGTGCTCGGCACGCGCGTCAACCTCGACTGGATCCGGCAGCCCGCCGCGCCGGGCACCTGGCGCTCGGAGTTCTCCTGGCAGGGCGAGGTGGGCACGGCCTCCAAACTGGCCTCCGCCCTGCGCGGCTGGCACCTCCTGCGCTTCGAGGTCACGGCCGAGCCCTGCGCCAAGGCCGAGGGCGAGCGCTACAGCTGCACTCCCGACCTCGGCATCTTCCACGCGGTGACGGGCATCCACGGCGACATCCTGATCCCGGAGGACCGCCTGCGCGCCGCGCTGACGCGCTCTCAGCGCGGAGAGACGGACCTGGAAGCGGAACTGTCCAAGCTCCTGGGCAAGCCGTGGGACGACGAGTTGGAGCCCTTCCGGTACGCCGGTGAGGGTGCCCCGGTGCGCTGGCTGCACCAGGTGGTCTGA
- a CDS encoding TetR/AcrR family transcriptional regulator produces the protein MPYGDAMNARVRSEERRAEIVRAALEVIAERGYRGASLASVAERVGLTQQGLLHYFPTKDALLVAVLEERDQWDAVPDTRWRVDLLASLVEYNAMRPGIIQTFSALLGESVTEGHPAREYFTERYTRVRTSMAEVLRAEYGDRLPNGLTPERTAPLLVAVMDGLQYQWLLDPESVDMPGAFRDFLSLLGED, from the coding sequence ATGCCGTACGGTGACGCCATGAACGCGAGGGTCAGGAGCGAGGAGCGCCGCGCCGAGATCGTGCGGGCGGCGCTGGAAGTGATCGCCGAGCGAGGTTACCGAGGCGCCAGCCTCGCCTCGGTCGCGGAGCGGGTCGGGCTCACCCAGCAGGGGCTGCTGCACTACTTCCCGACGAAGGACGCGCTGCTGGTCGCGGTGCTCGAGGAGCGCGACCAGTGGGACGCGGTGCCGGACACCCGGTGGCGGGTCGATCTGCTCGCCTCGCTCGTGGAGTACAACGCGATGCGGCCCGGCATCATCCAGACCTTCTCGGCGCTGCTCGGCGAGAGCGTCACGGAGGGGCATCCGGCGCGCGAGTACTTCACCGAGCGGTACACGCGCGTGCGGACGAGCATGGCGGAGGTGCTGCGCGCCGAGTACGGCGACCGCCTCCCGAACGGCCTGACCCCGGAACGGACCGCGCCCCTGCTGGTCGCCGTCATGGACGGCCTGCAGTACCAGTGGCTGCTGGACCCCGAGTCGGTGGACATGCCGGGCGCGTTCCGGGACTTCCTCAGTCTGCTGGGCGAGGACTGA